The Methanobacterium lacus genome includes a region encoding these proteins:
- a CDS encoding FAD-dependent oxidoreductase, translating to MKLVVVGGGSAGRTASIEASELGADVTLIETDKIGGKCLNQGCMVVCALNDVVKTVQANHKFEKLGIIDSNPKINFRKVSEGIINTTTKIRGVLTHETKKAGVNIVMGTAKIQEGYVTVNETDYPYDKLIIATGSNPFIPDTKGKEYAKTYKEMLNYTEVPEELIIVGSGTIATEIAGIFSGLGSKVHILCRGIFLKEVDEDIKKYIADILLNDVEIHEHVDVEEIHEDGVTTSEGKLNGEVFLAVGMIPNSQAVNELVDTGKRGEIIVNKRMETSHENIYAAGDVVGGIGTTPVARMEGVVAARNSCGIASEVDYSYIPLSITLHHDVSYVDTGKEGVEGHIPGSGGPNAYWDVLDSETGMTKMSVDLETGEIASIKSISPSSRTVLAYMSKFMKDGYTVHDFENFVEAHPSTDAVYKLIRFFASHEKEGK from the coding sequence ATGAAGTTGGTTGTAGTGGGTGGTGGATCTGCAGGAAGAACAGCATCAATCGAAGCTTCCGAACTCGGAGCAGATGTAACCCTAATAGAAACAGATAAAATTGGTGGAAAATGTCTTAACCAGGGATGTATGGTTGTATGTGCACTAAACGATGTTGTGAAAACTGTTCAGGCCAATCACAAATTCGAAAAATTAGGCATAATAGACTCAAACCCCAAGATAAACTTTAGAAAAGTTTCAGAAGGGATAATAAATACAACAACTAAAATAAGGGGAGTACTCACCCATGAAACAAAAAAAGCAGGGGTAAACATCGTAATGGGAACAGCCAAAATCCAAGAGGGTTACGTGACAGTTAATGAAACAGATTATCCCTACGACAAATTGATCATAGCAACAGGTTCAAATCCATTTATTCCAGATACTAAGGGTAAAGAATACGCAAAAACTTATAAAGAAATGTTGAATTACACTGAAGTACCTGAAGAACTAATCATTGTTGGTAGTGGGACAATAGCAACGGAAATTGCAGGCATATTCTCAGGATTAGGTTCAAAGGTCCATATCCTTTGCAGGGGAATCTTCCTTAAAGAGGTTGATGAAGATATCAAAAAATACATCGCAGATATTCTCCTTAATGATGTTGAAATACATGAACACGTTGATGTGGAAGAGATCCATGAAGACGGTGTAACAACCAGCGAAGGTAAGTTAAATGGTGAAGTTTTCCTTGCTGTTGGAATGATACCCAACTCCCAAGCTGTAAATGAACTGGTTGATACAGGGAAAAGGGGAGAAATTATTGTGAATAAACGGATGGAAACCAGCCACGAAAATATTTATGCTGCTGGTGATGTTGTTGGTGGAATTGGAACCACACCAGTTGCAAGGATGGAAGGGGTTGTTGCAGCCAGAAATTCGTGTGGAATTGCATCAGAAGTGGATTACAGCTACATACCTTTATCAATAACATTGCACCATGATGTAAGTTATGTTGATACTGGTAAGGAAGGTGTTGAAGGACACATACCAGGATCTGGTGGTCCAAATGCTTACTGGGATGTGCTTGATAGTGAAACTGGAATGACAAAAATGAGTGTCGATCTTGAAACAGGTGAGATCGCAAGTATTAAATCCATATCCCCCTCATCCAGGACAGTGTTGGCTTACATGTCCAAGTTTATGAAGGATGGGTATACAGTACATGATTTCGAGAATTTTGTTGAAGCACATCCATCAACCGATGCAGTTTACAAGTTAATAAGGTTTTTTGCAAGCCACGAAAAGGAAGGAAAATAA
- a CDS encoding glycosyltransferase, with protein sequence MKALFVVTGRGIGGDAVTALNIAKALEKYGFQCEFALDPTAPGLLFKKHGIEWHKTSIPQAGGHAATKKTLVNAGFKTLKASIKTASLCRKIKPDVVVGVIGGGAVVGCLGAMIAKVPSVGILITPADAKVCTKITTTVVLPESNLFQMDLNNETIHKAYSPVSPDIVVGDRENALKNLPDNFDENLPTILLSSGSTLFEKMAKAASMLGDKNLKANLIVVGHPLEDEYESYLENPNLINLGYIDWIKDLYKVVDIAVVTDDGMMIHEAMAWGIPVVALLGVKYGRYHNLAAVFEGAVLESELENLDTVIDEAFANITTMKQTAKNYGRDVLESSDKIAGIISKRAGGPSSSKSD encoded by the coding sequence ATGAAAGCGTTGTTCGTGGTTACAGGTAGAGGAATTGGAGGAGATGCTGTAACAGCACTAAATATTGCAAAGGCATTGGAGAAATATGGTTTTCAATGTGAATTTGCACTGGATCCAACTGCACCAGGTTTACTATTTAAAAAACATGGAATTGAATGGCACAAAACAAGCATTCCGCAGGCAGGTGGACATGCAGCCACCAAAAAAACCCTGGTAAATGCAGGGTTTAAAACATTGAAAGCATCAATTAAAACAGCCAGCTTATGTCGAAAAATCAAACCTGACGTGGTTGTAGGTGTAATAGGTGGCGGTGCCGTAGTAGGATGTCTGGGGGCGATGATTGCCAAAGTACCATCTGTTGGAATTTTAATAACACCTGCAGATGCCAAGGTATGTACCAAAATAACCACAACTGTTGTGCTACCGGAATCCAACCTTTTCCAGATGGATTTAAACAATGAAACAATACACAAGGCCTACTCTCCTGTGAGTCCGGATATTGTGGTGGGTGACAGGGAAAATGCACTCAAGAACCTTCCAGATAATTTTGATGAAAACCTGCCAACCATACTCCTATCCTCAGGTTCAACACTCTTCGAGAAAATGGCCAAGGCAGCTTCAATGCTTGGAGATAAAAACTTGAAAGCCAACCTCATAGTGGTGGGCCATCCACTGGAAGACGAGTACGAAAGCTACCTTGAAAACCCCAATTTAATAAATCTGGGCTACATAGACTGGATCAAGGATCTTTACAAGGTGGTGGATATTGCCGTTGTAACAGATGATGGAATGATGATACACGAAGCAATGGCATGGGGCATTCCAGTAGTTGCACTTCTAGGTGTTAAATATGGACGTTACCATAACCTGGCCGCTGTTTTTGAGGGTGCGGTACTTGAGAGCGAACTTGAAAATCTGGACACAGTGATCGATGAAGCATTTGCCAACATCACCACCATGAAACAAACTGCAAAGAACTATGGAAGGGATGTTCTCGAATCGTCGGACAAGATCGCGGGCATCATAAGCAAACGTGCAGGTGGACCATCTTCTTCAAAATCAGATTAA
- a CDS encoding HypC/HybG/HupF family hydrogenase formation chaperone, whose product MCIAAPARIVDITDNVATVDFGGVKQSAKLDLVGDLEIGTHVLVHSGYAIEVLSEQEAKESLEAWDLLLEALDEEDKERNNN is encoded by the coding sequence ATGTGTATTGCAGCACCAGCAAGGATTGTAGATATCACAGATAACGTGGCTACAGTTGATTTTGGCGGAGTTAAACAGAGTGCCAAATTGGATTTAGTTGGAGATCTAGAAATAGGTACACATGTTCTTGTTCACTCGGGATATGCCATCGAAGTTTTATCAGAACAGGAAGCTAAAGAGTCACTCGAAGCATGGGATTTGCTTTTAGAAGCCTTAGATGAAGAAGACAAAGAAAGGAACAACAACTAA
- a CDS encoding phosphoribosylanthranilate isomerase has product MKIKVCGITRSEDLTRCEESGAELMGFINVKRSKRNLSLKEIKNLRSGMKNKEKAVLVLEPADIEEVVMKMKKTGVRNVQLHSLTPNQINYLRWIEKYERTPFEAHLKIFRAVGLSPDSTKIKNGETVLTPGKKREIEEFARCCDALVLDYQMNGKSGGTGKQIPMKIALEAVETAKNADNNVEIFLAGGINTAIIKNRKEVLEKVFDYVDVNSGVEDAPGIKNSQQLKELFELT; this is encoded by the coding sequence ATGAAGATCAAAGTCTGTGGAATCACCAGATCAGAGGATCTAACCCGATGCGAAGAATCAGGTGCAGAGCTCATGGGCTTCATCAACGTTAAAAGGTCCAAGAGAAATTTGAGCCTCAAAGAAATTAAAAACCTAAGATCTGGGATGAAAAATAAGGAGAAAGCGGTCCTAGTCTTAGAACCTGCAGATATAGAAGAAGTGGTCATGAAGATGAAGAAGACAGGGGTGAGAAATGTTCAACTCCACTCCCTCACACCCAACCAGATCAACTATCTCAGGTGGATAGAAAAATATGAAAGAACACCGTTTGAAGCCCACCTTAAAATATTCAGGGCAGTGGGACTATCACCCGATTCAACAAAAATCAAAAACGGTGAAACAGTACTTACACCTGGAAAGAAAAGGGAAATAGAAGAATTTGCACGCTGCTGTGATGCACTTGTACTGGACTATCAAATGAACGGTAAAAGTGGGGGCACAGGAAAACAGATACCCATGAAAATAGCATTAGAAGCAGTTGAAACTGCAAAAAATGCAGATAATAACGTTGAAATATTTCTTGCAGGCGGAATAAACACTGCAATAATAAAGAACAGGAAGGAAGTCCTGGAAAAGGTGTTTGACTACGTCGATGTTAATTCTGGAGTTGAAGATGCTCCCGGAATAAAAAATTCTCAACAGCTTAAGGAACTCTTTGAACTGACTTAA
- a CDS encoding indole-3-glycerol phosphate synthase TrpC, whose translation MKTRPSISEILIKRRETLEELKEKVPLETLLDRLDSDKGNSKNNQSFKDFRGSINHDEDVAVICEFKPASPSKGHISDSKIQDALEVFKKADASAVSILTEENYFNGSLENIKIAQNIIELPILRKDFLMDEYQIYEAKLAGANAVLLMNDVYPDIKEGISLCSELELGYIVECKNREDIEHSLAADADVVGVNNRNFQNFSVDLKTTQKLSNSVPPEVVLVSESGVQGPEDAKKVAGYGADAILVGSAIMGTANTEDMHRAAKNIIKSVKGLKVGRT comes from the coding sequence ATGAAAACAAGGCCTTCCATATCCGAAATACTCATAAAGAGAAGGGAAACCTTGGAGGAACTCAAAGAAAAGGTTCCCCTCGAAACACTGTTGGACAGATTAGACTCAGATAAAGGTAACTCAAAAAATAACCAGTCTTTTAAAGATTTCAGAGGGTCCATTAATCATGATGAGGATGTGGCTGTGATATGTGAATTTAAACCAGCATCACCTTCCAAGGGACACATATCTGATTCAAAAATTCAAGATGCTCTCGAAGTTTTTAAAAAGGCAGATGCAAGTGCTGTTTCAATTTTAACTGAGGAAAACTATTTCAATGGAAGCTTGGAAAATATTAAGATAGCACAAAATATCATCGAGCTTCCAATACTAAGGAAAGACTTCTTAATGGACGAATATCAAATTTACGAGGCCAAACTCGCGGGAGCAAATGCTGTTTTGTTAATGAATGATGTTTATCCAGATATTAAAGAGGGAATATCCCTCTGCAGCGAACTTGAACTCGGCTACATAGTTGAATGCAAAAACAGGGAAGATATTGAACATTCACTTGCTGCAGATGCCGATGTCGTGGGGGTAAACAACAGAAACTTCCAGAACTTCAGTGTGGATCTTAAAACCACACAAAAACTTTCAAACAGCGTACCACCAGAAGTGGTCCTAGTATCTGAAAGTGGTGTTCAAGGTCCGGAAGATGCAAAGAAAGTAGCAGGATATGGGGCAGATGCAATACTTGTTGGATCTGCAATCATGGGAACTGCAAACACTGAAGATATGCACAGGGCAGCAAAAAATATCATAAAATCTGTTAAAGGTTTAAAGGTTGGTAGAACATGA
- a CDS encoding cell wall biosynthesis protein, with protein MVTVFLASLLLTLGFKELITRFGGNLYTNIRGGTPRAVGIAPFVVLLIFFPAPGKYLILIIGLFALLDDIVGRKKIRGSKLEFGQLSRGIGMLLVMVVGYFYLGPVSILIALMIQPLNIADMQPGTACTTVILMGALVLIGILALGYLYYPVLVLLAACLGYAPLDFRGKIMMGEVGNHSFAVALGVSFAFLGGLIGNFTPATTFVVTLVLLLLTTMVIAYLRQHNLKQFLEKNLNINDPRFGDYFMDVLTGGGLGDLIRRTTLKKRSVTIKNPILVSLGFRRLFYNPYSSK; from the coding sequence GTGGTTACAGTTTTTTTAGCATCCCTACTATTAACACTGGGATTTAAGGAACTCATAACCAGATTTGGAGGAAATCTTTACACAAACATAAGGGGCGGTACTCCAAGGGCAGTGGGCATAGCCCCCTTCGTAGTTCTTCTCATCTTTTTCCCAGCTCCAGGCAAATATTTAATACTCATAATAGGTTTATTTGCACTTTTAGATGATATTGTTGGGAGAAAAAAGATCAGGGGAAGCAAATTAGAATTTGGACAGCTTTCAAGAGGTATTGGTATGTTGCTGGTTATGGTTGTTGGATACTTCTACCTTGGACCAGTTTCAATACTCATAGCCCTCATGATCCAACCCCTGAACATAGCAGATATGCAGCCAGGAACAGCCTGCACAACAGTGATACTGATGGGTGCACTGGTACTCATAGGAATTTTAGCACTCGGATACCTTTACTATCCAGTACTAGTACTACTAGCAGCTTGCCTTGGATACGCACCACTGGACTTCAGGGGCAAAATAATGATGGGTGAAGTTGGAAATCACAGTTTTGCAGTGGCACTGGGTGTTTCATTCGCATTTTTAGGAGGCTTAATTGGCAACTTCACACCAGCCACAACATTCGTTGTAACCCTTGTCCTGCTCTTGCTAACAACCATGGTAATAGCCTACCTCAGACAGCACAACTTGAAACAGTTCCTCGAAAAAAATCTAAATATCAATGATCCCAGATTTGGAGATTACTTCATGGATGTTTTAACAGGGGGAGGACTTGGAGATCTAATAAGGAGAACCACACTCAAAAAAAGGAGTGTCACCATAAAAAATCCTATACTGGTGAGTTTAGGGTTTAGAAGACTTTTTTATAATCCCTACTCCTCAAAATAA
- a CDS encoding ABC transporter permease, giving the protein MNLSRTLAVTKRVFKDVKNDKRTIALILIAPIFAMFVFGLAFSGNVEDVSTIIVNHDNGFVSPSGQNTSISKDIISNLNTSVMNITYMTDDAAATKEVQDGKSYAVIIFPENFTQEIIQSQTGTNSGNSSSSTEITIKDDESIVNIKTAITGSVADAVTTTMENNGVNPPVKLSTDPIYGQNAQFIDFVVPGVMGFIVYLLTTLLTLLAFVGERTSGTLERLLSSPIRESEMVGGYAIAFGIIGTVQAAFLLLVAIAVFRITVIGDVFLAFLVVALLAVVSQALGILLSNLAKTEGQAVQFVPFIILPVFLLSGVFWPIQAIPVWLRPLSYLVPPTYAVDACRAVLLKGWGLSRIWPDILALILFAVLFLILATLSLKRRKD; this is encoded by the coding sequence ATGAATCTTTCAAGAACTTTAGCAGTGACTAAAAGGGTTTTTAAAGATGTTAAAAACGATAAACGTACCATTGCCTTGATTTTAATCGCCCCAATATTTGCAATGTTTGTGTTTGGACTTGCCTTCAGTGGAAATGTTGAAGATGTAAGCACCATCATAGTGAACCATGATAATGGCTTTGTTTCGCCCAGTGGTCAGAACACCTCGATTTCAAAGGATATAATTTCCAATTTAAACACCTCTGTCATGAATATAACTTACATGACAGATGATGCAGCTGCAACTAAGGAAGTTCAAGATGGTAAATCATACGCAGTCATTATATTCCCTGAAAATTTCACGCAAGAGATTATTCAAAGCCAAACAGGAACCAATTCAGGAAATTCAAGTTCAAGTACTGAAATCACTATTAAAGACGATGAAAGCATTGTTAATATTAAAACTGCAATTACTGGAAGTGTGGCTGATGCCGTAACCACGACTATGGAGAATAATGGAGTAAATCCTCCTGTAAAATTGAGTACTGATCCTATCTACGGCCAAAATGCTCAGTTCATAGATTTTGTTGTTCCGGGAGTTATGGGATTCATAGTTTACTTGTTAACCACCTTACTCACACTCCTTGCATTTGTTGGTGAGAGAACATCAGGAACTCTTGAAAGACTGCTTTCAAGCCCTATAAGAGAGTCGGAGATGGTGGGAGGTTATGCTATTGCATTTGGAATCATCGGAACTGTGCAGGCAGCATTTCTCCTACTGGTTGCCATAGCTGTTTTCAGGATCACAGTTATTGGTGATGTTTTTCTGGCATTTCTGGTTGTTGCACTCCTTGCAGTTGTTTCACAGGCACTTGGAATACTGCTTTCAAACCTTGCAAAAACCGAAGGGCAAGCCGTGCAATTTGTACCATTCATCATTCTACCAGTATTTCTGCTTTCAGGAGTTTTCTGGCCAATACAAGCAATACCTGTATGGTTAAGACCGTTATCATATTTAGTACCGCCAACCTACGCAGTGGATGCATGCCGAGCAGTTCTTCTTAAGGGATGGGGTTTAAGCCGAATATGGCCAGATATTCTTGCACTAATACTATTTGCTGTTCTGTTTCTCATCCTTGCCACATTATCCCTCAAAAGACGTAAGGATTAA
- a CDS encoding sulfite exporter TauE/SafE family protein, giving the protein MTTDKNVYRKKFILKSMYDGSLLFFVAAFLSIVVGTVAGFGTSTIFLPIALFFVDFKTALVLVAVSHLSGNIGATTFFRHGLEKKLILLFGVPSILLTVLGAYLVVYVPQNILIIILGICLLIYSVTFLLKPDIKVAANRNNTIFGGGLSGLLQGLAGIGGPIRSAFLISYDLDKYRYIATLAALAVLIDLTRLPIYLTNNLLEPQYYYYIPILVVLGILGSYVGKRIVNIIPQALFKRMVMVAIGLASIILIIGGLKF; this is encoded by the coding sequence TTGACCACTGATAAAAATGTTTATAGAAAAAAGTTCATATTAAAATCTATGTACGATGGTTCATTGCTGTTTTTTGTGGCTGCATTCCTGTCAATTGTTGTGGGTACAGTGGCAGGATTTGGTACCTCAACTATTTTTCTTCCCATTGCACTGTTCTTTGTAGATTTTAAGACTGCCCTTGTGCTGGTAGCTGTCAGCCATCTTTCTGGTAACATCGGCGCCACAACCTTCTTTCGCCATGGTTTGGAAAAGAAATTGATACTGCTATTTGGTGTTCCAAGCATCTTGCTCACGGTGCTAGGGGCATATCTGGTGGTTTATGTTCCCCAAAACATTTTAATAATAATATTGGGAATTTGCCTCCTTATTTACTCTGTGACCTTTCTTTTAAAGCCTGATATTAAGGTGGCTGCAAACAGAAACAACACAATCTTTGGCGGTGGATTGTCCGGACTTTTACAGGGTTTAGCTGGTATAGGTGGACCAATTAGAAGTGCATTTTTAATATCATACGATCTAGATAAGTACAGATACATAGCCACCCTTGCAGCTCTGGCAGTGCTGATCGATCTAACCAGACTACCAATTTATCTTACAAACAATCTGCTTGAACCCCAGTACTACTACTACATACCCATACTCGTGGTTTTAGGAATATTAGGTTCTTACGTTGGTAAAAGAATAGTGAACATAATACCTCAGGCCCTGTTTAAAAGAATGGTGATGGTGGCAATTGGACTTGCAAGCATCATTCTAATTATTGGTGGATTGAAATTCTAA
- a CDS encoding anthranilate synthase component II produces MILIIDNYDSFTYNLYQLIGQLDPDIKVVKNDELNLDEIRKLEPDSIVISPGPGNPGNKRDFGVCNDVILELGGEIPILGVCLGHQGIFAAFGGEIVRNQPVHGKQSSIVHDGKGLFKGLENPLPAARYHSLSCSEKTTPECVEVTARTKDDMIMGIKHVEKPIYGLQFHPESVGTDHGIQILKNFLEINQ; encoded by the coding sequence ATGATACTAATAATTGATAACTATGATTCATTCACCTACAACCTTTACCAACTCATTGGACAGCTAGATCCAGACATAAAAGTTGTTAAAAATGATGAACTCAACCTGGACGAGATAAGAAAACTTGAACCAGACAGCATAGTAATATCACCAGGACCTGGAAACCCTGGAAACAAGAGGGACTTCGGGGTCTGCAACGACGTTATACTGGAACTTGGCGGTGAAATACCAATACTTGGAGTTTGCCTGGGACATCAGGGCATTTTCGCTGCATTTGGCGGCGAAATTGTAAGAAACCAACCGGTGCATGGTAAACAAAGTTCCATAGTTCACGATGGAAAAGGATTGTTCAAGGGACTTGAAAACCCATTACCCGCAGCCAGATATCATTCATTATCCTGCAGTGAAAAAACCACACCTGAATGTGTTGAAGTAACTGCCAGAACAAAGGATGACATGATAATGGGAATAAAACACGTTGAAAAACCCATATACGGACTTCAATTTCATCCTGAATCAGTTGGTACAGACCATGGAATCCAGATACTCAAAAATTTCCTGGAGATTAACCAATGA
- a CDS encoding ABC transporter ATP-binding protein — translation MESDEYVIQTSSLTKKFGDFTAINDLNLKIKKGEIYGLLGPNGAGKTTAIRLLCGLINYGSGEAYVLGTKVPNHSIAHQIGYMPQETALYKGLSVQQNMEFFGEIYGLDKQRISERIDSLLEFIDLQNWRNELVENLSGGMKHRVSLVCALIHEPKLLFLDEPTVGVDPELRVSFWKYFNDLKNNGVSILITTHYMDEARHCDRIGFMKSGTLIAEDEPSQLLKITGKTSLEDAFLVFSREVQK, via the coding sequence ATGGAGTCTGATGAATATGTTATCCAAACATCCTCTTTAACTAAAAAGTTTGGAGATTTCACTGCAATAAATGATTTAAATCTTAAAATAAAAAAAGGAGAAATTTATGGTCTGCTAGGACCCAATGGTGCGGGTAAAACCACAGCCATTAGATTACTTTGTGGCCTTATCAATTATGGAAGTGGAGAAGCATACGTGCTTGGAACCAAAGTTCCAAATCATTCAATAGCTCATCAAATCGGTTACATGCCTCAAGAAACAGCTCTTTACAAAGGATTGAGTGTTCAGCAGAATATGGAATTTTTTGGGGAGATATATGGCTTGGATAAACAGAGGATAAGTGAAAGGATAGATTCTTTGCTTGAATTCATTGACCTCCAAAACTGGAGAAATGAACTTGTTGAAAATCTGAGCGGTGGAATGAAGCACAGGGTTTCACTTGTTTGCGCACTCATTCACGAACCAAAACTCCTATTTTTAGATGAGCCAACAGTTGGAGTTGATCCGGAGTTGAGGGTTTCATTCTGGAAGTACTTCAACGATCTAAAGAACAACGGTGTTTCAATCCTTATCACAACTCACTACATGGACGAGGCAAGACACTGTGATAGGATAGGATTCATGAAATCAGGGACACTCATAGCTGAAGACGAACCATCCCAACTACTAAAGATTACGGGTAAAACCTCTCTTGAAGATGCTTTTCTCGTGTTTTCCAGGGAGGTTCAAAAATGA
- the trpE gene encoding anthranilate synthase component I — protein MNVFGEYNIKIKQPKSIDLNSDSPFELFKNLYTNHSSSFLLESMESDSGMARFSVLGFEPAAILRARENVLEVDIDGHTEEIDVKNPFDEIRKLTRPNNGKKGFCGGLVGYVSYEAARHFLPIDLKPGNKPDYEFGLFLDGIVYDRIRNTCKYVTLGENRFEEVEKFSKQEIPTGELSYQETNHYFTKKEFESMILDVKERIKAGEIFQDVISNAREYELSGNKLSFYENLRRINPSPYMYHLKLGENEIIGSSPEMLVRVENRMIESFPIAGTRKRGKTDVEDEKLEIELLEDEKERAEHLMLVDLARNDVGKVSEFGSVTVPEYMGVKKFSHVQHIVSHVTGKLRKDKDAVDAFEAMFPAGTLSGAPKIRAMEIIDELEQVPRGPYAGAVGYFALNGNADFAITIRTMVCHDNHATVQAGAGIVYDSVAQEEYYETENKAGALLTALRSGNNLENTPKK, from the coding sequence GTGAATGTTTTTGGCGAATACAATATAAAAATAAAGCAACCGAAGAGTATAGATCTTAATTCTGATTCTCCATTTGAACTATTTAAGAACCTCTACACGAATCATTCCAGCAGCTTCCTACTAGAATCCATGGAAAGCGACAGTGGAATGGCAAGATTTTCAGTACTGGGATTTGAACCTGCAGCCATTTTAAGGGCCAGGGAAAACGTGCTCGAGGTAGATATCGATGGACACACCGAAGAAATTGACGTGAAAAATCCATTCGACGAAATAAGAAAATTAACCCGGCCCAACAACGGTAAAAAAGGATTTTGCGGAGGACTTGTGGGATACGTATCCTACGAAGCAGCAAGACACTTCCTACCAATAGACCTTAAACCAGGTAACAAACCAGACTACGAGTTCGGACTATTTTTAGACGGAATAGTCTACGACAGAATCCGAAACACGTGCAAGTACGTTACACTGGGAGAAAACAGGTTTGAAGAGGTTGAAAAATTTTCTAAACAAGAAATTCCAACGGGTGAACTCAGCTACCAGGAAACTAACCACTACTTCACCAAGAAAGAGTTTGAGTCCATGATCCTCGATGTTAAAGAAAGGATTAAGGCTGGTGAAATTTTCCAGGACGTAATATCCAATGCAAGGGAGTACGAACTATCTGGAAACAAACTATCCTTCTACGAAAACTTAAGAAGGATCAATCCATCACCCTACATGTACCATCTGAAGCTCGGTGAAAATGAGATCATAGGATCCAGCCCAGAAATGCTGGTCAGAGTAGAAAACAGGATGATCGAATCCTTCCCAATAGCAGGAACAAGAAAACGTGGTAAAACCGATGTGGAAGATGAAAAACTCGAAATTGAACTTCTAGAAGATGAAAAGGAAAGGGCAGAGCATTTGATGCTTGTAGACCTTGCACGTAACGATGTTGGCAAGGTCAGTGAATTTGGATCTGTCACTGTACCAGAGTACATGGGTGTGAAGAAATTTTCCCATGTCCAGCACATTGTCTCCCACGTCACTGGAAAACTTAGGAAGGACAAGGATGCTGTGGATGCATTTGAAGCCATGTTCCCTGCAGGAACACTGAGTGGAGCACCTAAAATTCGTGCAATGGAAATCATCGACGAACTTGAACAGGTACCACGGGGACCCTACGCAGGGGCAGTTGGATACTTCGCACTCAATGGAAATGCAGACTTTGCAATAACCATCAGAACAATGGTGTGTCATGATAACCACGCAACTGTACAGGCAGGCGCAGGAATTGTTTACGATTCAGTTGCCCAAGAAGAATATTACGAGACAGAAAACAAGGCCGGAGCACTTTTAACAGCACTTCGATCAGGAAACAACCTGGAGAACACTCCAAAAAAATAA
- a CDS encoding FmdE family protein produces the protein MKRIENKGDLIPIKAFKEVTEFHGHVCPGSAIGYKAAEAGLNELESSASSDEEIVAIVENDSCAVDAIQVVTGCTFGKGNLIFLDHGKQVYTFYNRQTNDGVRVALKDSFSVDLLAPKLNQLRAKVHAGNATDLEREDLKNMVKDVANEILEIPYKNMFEVEHVEMEAPSKAKLFKSVKCSKCGEMVSENRTEILNDELVCIPCFKD, from the coding sequence ATGAAAAGAATCGAAAATAAAGGAGATCTAATTCCCATTAAAGCATTTAAAGAAGTTACAGAGTTTCATGGACATGTGTGTCCAGGTTCGGCAATTGGATACAAAGCTGCTGAAGCAGGTTTAAATGAGCTTGAATCATCAGCCTCGTCTGATGAAGAAATCGTTGCCATTGTTGAAAATGACAGCTGCGCAGTTGATGCAATACAGGTTGTTACAGGCTGTACATTTGGAAAGGGTAATTTGATATTTTTAGACCATGGAAAACAGGTTTACACATTTTACAACAGACAAACCAACGATGGTGTGAGAGTTGCACTTAAAGATTCCTTCAGTGTGGATCTCCTAGCACCAAAGCTTAACCAGTTAAGGGCGAAGGTTCATGCTGGAAATGCCACAGACCTTGAAAGGGAAGATCTAAAGAACATGGTCAAGGATGTTGCAAATGAAATACTTGAAATACCCTACAAAAACATGTTCGAAGTTGAGCATGTTGAAATGGAAGCACCTTCCAAGGCCAAGCTATTCAAATCTGTTAAATGTTCCAAATGCGGTGAAATGGTATCAGAAAACAGAACAGAAATATTAAACGACGAACTCGTATGCATACCATGTTTCAAAGATTAG